AATAACCTTTTCATTTATTTCGTTTCCGGCGGCGGCGCTTACAGCCTTAAGCGAAAGTGATAAAAGATAATCCGCAAAAAATACATATAAAACAACAGCAATTACGGCCGCGGCCGCATAAACGATTTTTTTAGGCAATCTTATATCCCCGTATGCCGTCAGAAATTATATTTCTCCGAAAGCTTTTTTCATTTCAAGATACTGTTTGTACTTGCCGATATTTTCAGCGCTGCTTACCACTATACTGTCGCCGTTAATTTCTATAACTTTTGCTTTTTCCATGGCGCCAAGTATTTCCAGCAGCTTGGGCTTATTTTCATCCATGGCTGTTTCTGTTACAAGCGAATTGAGGGATGTAACCGAGTTATCGCCGCTTTTGGAAACGTGCATTAAAAGGGTATTTACCACGCGCATATTGAAATCCTTGGTGGTAAGGTTTTTAAGCTGTTCGTTCATGGAACGAATTCTGGCGCTCATATTCTTTAAAATCTTTTTTACTATTTTCGCGTTCCTCTGCATCTGCTGTTCGAAAAGTTCTTCAT
This is a stretch of genomic DNA from Candidatus Goldiibacteriota bacterium. It encodes these proteins:
- a CDS encoding Crp/Fnr family transcriptional regulator; translation: MSNEDDILGRYGRQFAAGEYIFKEGAVGEEMFIIHTGSVKITKKTDDGEKTLVTLGAGDFFGEMAVIDKDVRSASAIAASDTVCIALNEELFEQQMQRNAKIVKKILKNMSARIRSMNEQLKNLTTKDFNMRVVNTLLMHVSKSGDNSVTSLNSLVTETAMDENKPKLLEILGAMEKAKVIEINGDSIVVSSAENIGKYKQYLEMKKAFGEI